From Hippea alviniae EP5-r, the proteins below share one genomic window:
- the ilvB gene encoding biosynthetic-type acetolactate synthase large subunit, giving the protein MKLTGAQIFIEALKKEGVKHLFGIPGGAIIDLHDEIYKQNDIKFILTRHEQAAVHMADGYARATGKPGVVLVTSGPGATNTVTGLATAYMDSIPVIVFTGQVPTPLIGNDAFQEADIVGMTRSCTKYNFLVKSVDELAYTIKKAFYIATTGRPGPVLIDFPKDVQVAQTEFKYPDSIHIRGYNPTYHGNPKQMKKVVKAIASAKKPLLYVGGGAIISEAHNEIYRLAKKLQIPVFTTLMGIGAYPEDDELSLGMAGMHGTYRANMAIQYCDLLISIGARFDDRVTGKVSEFAPYAKIVHIDIDPTSISKNIKVDYPLVGDAKLVLQEMLPMFDEYSSVNWKEIRKPWLEQIEKWKNEHRLAYNTETDEILPQYVIEKLGELTKDDDPIISTEVGQHQMWVAQFYTFKKPRRLLTSGGLGTMGYGFPAGIGAQFAVGDDKPVYVIAGDGSFQMNEQELATIVAYNKPVKVIILNNGYLGMVRQWQQLFYGRRYANTNIEVQPDFVKLAESYGIKARRIRKKEEVEDALIEIRKHKGPYILDVIIAKEENVYPMVPAGAPLNNMLLT; this is encoded by the coding sequence ATGAAACTTACAGGGGCCCAGATTTTTATAGAAGCTTTAAAAAAAGAAGGTGTAAAGCATCTTTTTGGAATACCTGGTGGTGCTATTATTGACCTTCACGATGAGATTTACAAGCAGAATGATATAAAATTTATTTTGACAAGGCATGAGCAGGCTGCAGTGCATATGGCTGATGGTTATGCAAGAGCAACTGGTAAGCCTGGGGTTGTTTTAGTTACAAGTGGTCCTGGTGCAACGAATACCGTGACAGGTCTTGCAACAGCTTACATGGATTCAATCCCTGTCATTGTTTTTACAGGTCAGGTTCCAACACCATTAATAGGAAACGATGCATTTCAGGAAGCCGATATAGTTGGAATGACACGCTCTTGCACTAAGTATAACTTTCTTGTTAAAAGTGTTGATGAACTTGCATATACAATAAAGAAGGCGTTTTACATAGCTACAACGGGAAGGCCAGGGCCTGTTCTGATAGACTTTCCGAAGGATGTTCAAGTTGCTCAAACAGAATTTAAATATCCAGACAGCATTCACATAAGGGGATACAATCCAACCTATCACGGTAATCCAAAACAGATGAAGAAGGTTGTAAAGGCTATAGCATCTGCTAAGAAGCCGCTTCTATATGTTGGTGGCGGTGCTATAATTTCAGAAGCTCATAACGAGATATATAGACTCGCAAAGAAGCTTCAGATTCCTGTATTTACAACGCTTATGGGTATAGGTGCATATCCAGAAGATGATGAGTTGAGTCTTGGAATGGCTGGAATGCACGGCACATACAGGGCGAATATGGCTATTCAATATTGTGATTTGCTTATATCGATAGGTGCAAGGTTTGACGATAGGGTTACAGGTAAGGTTTCTGAGTTTGCGCCGTATGCGAAAATTGTTCATATAGATATAGACCCAACGAGTATAAGTAAAAATATAAAGGTTGATTATCCACTTGTTGGCGATGCAAAACTTGTGCTTCAGGAAATGTTGCCGATGTTTGATGAATACTCAAGCGTAAATTGGAAAGAGATAAGAAAGCCGTGGCTTGAGCAAATAGAAAAATGGAAAAACGAGCATAGGCTTGCTTACAACACAGAGACAGACGAGATACTGCCTCAATATGTGATAGAAAAGCTGGGTGAATTAACAAAAGATGATGACCCTATAATATCAACGGAAGTTGGCCAGCATCAGATGTGGGTTGCACAGTTTTACACATTTAAAAAGCCAAGAAGATTGTTGACTTCTGGCGGTTTGGGAACAATGGGATATGGTTTTCCGGCAGGTATAGGAGCTCAGTTTGCCGTTGGAGACGACAAGCCTGTTTATGTGATAGCTGGTGATGGAAGTTTTCAGATGAACGAGCAGGAGCTCGCAACAATTGTTGCATACAACAAGCCTGTGAAGGTGATTATTCTAAACAACGGATATCTTGGAATGGTCAGACAGTGGCAGCAGTTGTTTTACGGAAGAAGGTATGCAAATACGAATATCGAAGTTCAGCCTGATTTTGTTAAGCTTGCAGAAAGTTATGGAATCAAAGCAAGAAGGATTAGAAAAAAGGAAGAAGTTGAAGATGCTCTAATTGAAATTAGAAAGCATAAAGGGCCTTATATTTTAGATGTAATTATAGCAAAAGAAGAGAATGTTTATCCTATGGTGCCTGCGGGTGCACCACTTAACAATATGCTGCTTACATAA
- the ilvN gene encoding acetolactate synthase small subunit, with protein MKRIFSIIVENQSGVLSRVANLFSARGYNIESLSVAPINEEGLSRMTIVTEGDERILEQIGKQLNKLIDVIKVHEFGEEPFVEREMALIKMHTDMNTRAEVLRIVDIFRGKVVDVSHDSYTIEVTGDSTKIDAILSLLEPLGIKELARTGKVAMIRERKR; from the coding sequence ATGAAAAGAATATTCTCAATTATAGTTGAAAATCAATCAGGCGTTTTATCAAGGGTTGCCAATCTTTTCTCAGCAAGAGGCTATAACATAGAATCCCTAAGTGTTGCGCCAATAAACGAAGAAGGCTTATCAAGAATGACGATAGTTACAGAAGGTGATGAAAGGATTTTGGAGCAGATAGGCAAGCAGTTAAATAAGCTGATAGATGTTATAAAGGTTCACGAGTTTGGTGAAGAGCCGTTTGTTGAGCGTGAGATGGCTTTGATAAAGATGCATACGGATATGAATACGAGGGCTGAGGTATTAAGGATTGTTGATATATTTCGTGGCAAAGTTGTCGATGTATCTCATGACTCATACACGATAGAAGTTACTGGCGATTCTACTAAAATTGACGCTATTTTGAGCTTACTTGAGCCGCTTGGTATAAAAGAGCTTGCAAGAACGGGAAAAGTGGCTATGATTAGAGAAAGAAAAAGATGA
- the ilvC gene encoding ketol-acid reductoisomerase — translation MALNVYYEKDADLSLIKSKKIAVIGYGSQGYAHSNNLKDSGCDVVVGLRKGSKSWKKAEDAGLKVLETAEAAAWADVIMILAPDELQPEIYKESIEPNLKEGDTIAFGHGFNIHFKQIVPPETVNVMMIAPKGPGHLVRREYELGRGVPMLIAIANDYSGNTKELALSYAAAIGGARAGVIETTFKDETETDLFGEQTVLCGGITSLVKAGFETLVEAGYPEEMAYFETFHELKLIVDLMYESGIWGMRYSISNTAKYGDVTRGPRVIDESVKERMKEILKEIQSGEFAREWVLENKSGRTVFNALINKDKEHQIEKVGERLRKMMPWIQENKAIDESKN, via the coding sequence ATGGCTCTAAATGTCTATTATGAGAAGGATGCAGATTTATCTTTGATAAAATCAAAGAAAATCGCCGTTATTGGTTATGGTTCTCAGGGTTATGCACACTCAAACAATCTTAAGGATTCCGGGTGCGATGTCGTTGTGGGATTGAGAAAGGGTTCAAAGTCTTGGAAGAAGGCAGAAGATGCAGGGTTAAAGGTTTTAGAGACGGCTGAAGCTGCTGCTTGGGCTGATGTTATAATGATACTTGCACCAGATGAACTGCAGCCTGAAATTTACAAGGAGTCAATAGAACCCAATCTTAAGGAAGGCGATACAATAGCATTCGGTCATGGCTTTAATATACATTTTAAACAGATAGTTCCACCTGAGACTGTCAATGTTATGATGATAGCACCAAAGGGACCAGGACACCTTGTTAGAAGGGAGTATGAGCTTGGAAGAGGAGTTCCCATGCTTATTGCTATCGCCAATGACTATTCGGGCAACACAAAAGAGCTTGCATTGAGCTATGCTGCTGCGATTGGTGGTGCAAGGGCTGGTGTTATAGAGACAACATTTAAAGACGAGACAGAGACGGATCTGTTTGGTGAGCAGACGGTTTTGTGCGGCGGTATCACATCTCTTGTAAAGGCTGGATTTGAGACACTTGTTGAAGCTGGTTATCCAGAAGAGATGGCATACTTTGAGACATTCCACGAGCTTAAACTCATTGTTGATTTGATGTATGAGAGTGGAATTTGGGGCATGAGATACTCCATCTCAAACACTGCAAAATATGGCGATGTAACAAGAGGCCCAAGGGTAATAGATGAATCAGTAAAAGAGAGAATGAAAGAGATTCTAAAAGAGATACAAAGCGGTGAGTTTGCAAGGGAGTGGGTTCTTGAAAACAAAAGCGGCAGAACAGTATTTAACGCTTTAATAAATAAAGACAAAGAACATCAAATAGAGAAAGTTGGAGAGAGACTTAGAAAGATGATGCCGTGGATTCAGGAGAATAAGGCCATTGATGAGTCTAAAAACTAA
- a CDS encoding phosphatidylserine decarboxylase family protein, translating to MSLKTKEGDIIAKEGYPFIAGGLISAALFYKLNLKTLAAAGGLFGLYSLYFFRNPTRKPPVLKRAIVSPADGKVISIGEHYERYFFKREVKRISVFMSLFDVHINRMPADGKIVSIVYKPGEFLSAFKEKASDVNEQTALLLDLACGKRVVVVQIAGLVARRVVTYPKEGQELKKGEIFGMIRFGSRLDVYVEDEFEETVRVKEKVKAGESILGIFK from the coding sequence ATGAGTCTAAAAACTAAAGAAGGCGATATAATAGCCAAAGAAGGCTATCCGTTTATAGCAGGCGGGTTAATCTCCGCCGCTTTATTTTATAAGTTGAATTTAAAGACGCTTGCTGCTGCAGGTGGTCTGTTCGGGCTTTATAGTCTATATTTTTTTAGAAATCCAACAAGAAAACCACCTGTTTTAAAAAGGGCTATTGTAAGTCCTGCTGATGGTAAGGTTATCTCAATAGGAGAACACTATGAGCGTTATTTTTTCAAAAGGGAAGTAAAGAGAATAAGCGTTTTTATGTCTCTGTTTGATGTTCATATCAATAGGATGCCCGCAGATGGGAAGATTGTCTCTATTGTGTATAAGCCGGGCGAGTTTTTATCTGCGTTTAAGGAGAAGGCTTCGGATGTAAATGAACAGACGGCTTTGCTTTTGGATTTGGCATGTGGTAAGAGAGTGGTTGTTGTGCAGATTGCAGGCCTTGTAGCAAGAAGGGTGGTTACCTATCCCAAGGAAGGCCAAGAGTTAAAGAAGGGTGAGATTTTTGGTATGATACGGTTTGGCTCTCGTCTTGATGTGTATGTTGAAGATGAGTTTGAAGAGACTGTAAGGGTTAAAGAGAAGGTTAAAGCCGGAGAATCAATACTCGGGATATTTAAATGA
- the pssA gene encoding CDP-diacylglycerol--serine O-phosphatidyltransferase has product MKRNRAVYILPNMFTTINLAAGFYSILLAFSSKFLAAAWVILLAVVFDNLDGKVARLTHTESEFGVEYDSLSDLVSFGVAPAFLMYSFVLKDFGRLGIIAAFLFLICGALRLARFNVQTTHRDNFVGLPIPGAAAVVASFILVFFKFDIDSHKYNLIFLVSMYLLAFLMISSIKYRSFKKASTSKKISIRVFAFIVLVLSLIVFKPYIFVPLLAFIYVLSGPSEYIYRVFKPKRGVAYGQENNNI; this is encoded by the coding sequence ATGAAAAGGAATAGAGCCGTATATATACTGCCCAATATGTTTACGACGATAAATTTGGCAGCAGGGTTTTACAGCATTCTACTTGCGTTTTCGTCTAAATTTTTGGCTGCTGCATGGGTTATCCTGCTTGCCGTTGTTTTTGATAACCTTGATGGTAAAGTTGCAAGATTGACACATACAGAGAGTGAATTTGGAGTTGAGTACGATTCGTTAAGCGATTTGGTCAGCTTTGGCGTTGCACCTGCGTTTTTAATGTATTCTTTTGTTTTAAAGGATTTTGGAAGACTTGGCATAATTGCAGCGTTTCTTTTTTTGATATGTGGTGCATTAAGGCTTGCACGCTTCAATGTTCAGACGACCCACAGGGATAATTTTGTAGGATTGCCGATACCTGGAGCTGCTGCTGTTGTTGCGTCGTTTATACTCGTTTTCTTTAAATTTGATATAGATTCGCACAAATACAACTTAATCTTTCTTGTAAGTATGTATCTGCTTGCATTTTTAATGATAAGCTCAATCAAATACAGAAGCTTCAAAAAAGCAAGCACAAGCAAGAAGATTTCAATAAGAGTTTTTGCTTTTATAGTTCTTGTTTTATCGTTGATTGTGTTTAAGCCTTACATATTTGTGCCGCTATTGGCATTTATCTATGTATTATCAGGTCCTTCTGAGTATATATATAGAGTTTTTAAACCAAAAAGGGGGGTGGCTTATGGGCAGGAAAATAATAATATTTGA
- a CDS encoding 2-isopropylmalate synthase, with protein MGRKIIIFDTTLRDGEQSPGASMNVHEKIAVAKQLEKLGVDVIEAGFAAASPGDLEAIKEISKNVEKPIIASLARAVRKDIEAAAEALKDAKRKRIHTFIATSPIHVEKKLSMSYEAVKEAAVEAVKYARNFCDDVEFSAEDATRSDWDYLCEIFEETIKAGATTINIPDTVGYTTPQEYYELVKYILNKVPNIDKVVVSVHCHDDLGMAVANSLSAVLAGANQVECTINGIGERAGNAALEEIVMALKVRADFYKDCYTDVNTKEIYATSRLVSRLTGIKVPRNKAIVGLNAFAHEAGIHQDGVIKEKSTYEIMKPEDVGIEMSKLVLGKHSGRHGLEERLKELGYTLTKEQLEIIFEEFKKLADKKKEIYDEDLRALIEEKFKLTPQVYELVSLQVVAGSAASPTATIKLVKNGEEFEDAAMGDGPVDATFKALERITYVKGKLKSYDIQALTEGKDAIGEVVVKVFFPDINDTITGRGTSTDIIEASAKAYLDAINKALMKM; from the coding sequence ATGGGCAGGAAAATAATAATATTTGACACAACTTTAAGAGATGGAGAGCAATCGCCTGGTGCAAGCATGAATGTTCATGAGAAGATAGCAGTCGCAAAGCAGCTTGAAAAACTCGGAGTTGATGTAATTGAAGCAGGTTTTGCAGCGGCAAGTCCAGGTGATTTGGAAGCGATAAAGGAAATTTCAAAAAATGTTGAAAAGCCAATAATAGCTTCTTTGGCAAGGGCTGTAAGAAAGGATATAGAAGCAGCGGCAGAAGCTTTAAAAGATGCAAAGAGAAAAAGAATACACACATTTATAGCAACGAGTCCAATCCATGTTGAAAAGAAATTAAGTATGAGTTATGAAGCTGTCAAAGAAGCCGCCGTTGAAGCTGTTAAGTATGCACGAAACTTCTGCGATGATGTTGAGTTCTCAGCTGAAGATGCAACAAGAAGCGATTGGGATTATTTATGCGAGATATTTGAAGAGACGATTAAGGCTGGAGCAACAACCATTAATATACCTGACACTGTGGGATATACAACGCCGCAGGAGTATTATGAGCTTGTTAAATACATATTGAATAAAGTGCCAAATATAGATAAAGTGGTTGTCAGTGTTCACTGTCATGACGATTTAGGTATGGCCGTTGCAAACTCTTTGAGTGCTGTATTGGCTGGTGCTAATCAGGTTGAATGCACGATAAACGGCATAGGTGAAAGGGCAGGTAATGCCGCATTGGAAGAGATAGTTATGGCTTTAAAGGTTAGAGCTGATTTTTATAAAGACTGTTATACAGATGTGAACACAAAGGAGATTTATGCAACAAGCAGGCTTGTTAGCAGGCTTACAGGTATAAAGGTTCCAAGAAACAAGGCAATTGTTGGACTAAACGCATTTGCTCATGAAGCTGGCATACACCAAGATGGAGTAATAAAAGAGAAAAGCACTTACGAGATTATGAAGCCAGAAGATGTTGGCATAGAAATGAGTAAACTTGTTCTCGGTAAGCACTCAGGCAGACATGGTCTCGAGGAGAGACTTAAAGAACTTGGTTATACTCTTACAAAGGAGCAGTTGGAGATAATTTTTGAAGAGTTTAAGAAACTTGCAGACAAGAAGAAAGAGATTTATGATGAGGATTTAAGGGCATTAATTGAAGAGAAGTTCAAACTCACACCACAGGTTTATGAGCTTGTATCCTTGCAGGTTGTGGCGGGTAGTGCAGCAAGCCCAACAGCAACAATCAAGCTTGTTAAGAATGGTGAAGAGTTTGAAGATGCGGCTATGGGCGATGGTCCTGTTGATGCAACATTCAAAGCCCTTGAGAGAATCACATATGTTAAAGGCAAGCTAAAGAGCTATGATATACAAGCCTTAACCGAAGGTAAAGATGCAATTGGTGAAGTTGTAGTCAAGGTGTTCTTCCCGGATATAAACGACACTATCACAGGCAGAGGAACATCAACAGACATCATTGAAGCATCTGCCAAGGCTTATTTGGATGCTATAAATAAAGCGTTAATGAAGATGTAG
- a CDS encoding DNA integrity scanning protein DisA nucleotide-binding domain protein, translating into MITLQASKIILSKALEIAKESENATVMAYYSDISSYLKEEDGLFSDNGVKKIIVMKEDEFEENEEEIESLKSIGEIVKVPSIKFDRINKIKVALMICTSSGILSKDDDVIALSGSMNQVDTLLFIDISKEKELLSFKGDIDLEKSVKPEVFEKVLRIALELANQGREGKSVGAIFVLGDKEKVLENIKQMIFNPFKGYAPDERNILKSNLDDTLKEYSLLDGAIVIDCNGVIETAGAYISVSAAVEDLPKGLGARHIAAASITAVTNAISIVVSESTGDVTIFKNGSIITRIEKVS; encoded by the coding sequence ATGATAACACTTCAGGCGAGCAAGATAATTCTATCCAAGGCACTTGAGATAGCAAAAGAGTCAGAAAACGCCACGGTGATGGCTTATTATAGCGATATATCGTCGTATTTGAAGGAAGAAGATGGACTGTTTTCTGATAACGGTGTGAAGAAAATAATTGTAATGAAGGAAGATGAGTTTGAAGAGAATGAAGAAGAGATAGAGTCCTTAAAATCAATTGGAGAGATAGTTAAGGTTCCTTCAATCAAGTTTGATAGGATTAACAAGATAAAGGTTGCTTTAATGATTTGCACATCGTCTGGGATTCTTTCAAAAGACGATGATGTTATAGCTTTGAGCGGCTCTATGAATCAGGTTGATACGCTTCTGTTTATCGATATATCGAAGGAGAAAGAGCTTTTAAGCTTTAAGGGTGATATAGACCTTGAAAAGTCGGTTAAGCCAGAAGTGTTTGAGAAGGTTTTAAGGATTGCACTTGAACTTGCCAATCAGGGAAGGGAAGGCAAAAGCGTAGGTGCTATCTTTGTGTTGGGCGATAAGGAGAAGGTGCTTGAGAATATCAAGCAGATGATATTTAACCCATTCAAAGGCTATGCACCAGATGAGAGAAATATTCTAAAATCAAACCTTGACGATACGTTGAAGGAGTATAGTTTACTTGATGGTGCTATTGTGATAGACTGCAATGGTGTCATAGAGACAGCAGGAGCATATATCTCTGTCTCTGCTGCCGTTGAAGATTTACCTAAAGGGCTTGGTGCTCGTCATATAGCAGCAGCATCGATAACGGCAGTGACAAACGCCATAAGTATTGTAGTTTCAGAATCGACGGGAGATGTTACGATTTTCAAGAATGGCTCGATTATTACAAGGATTGAGAAGGTGAGCTAA
- the folD gene encoding bifunctional methylenetetrahydrofolate dehydrogenase/methenyltetrahydrofolate cyclohydrolase FolD encodes MVILDGKALSVKIKSQIKEEVRVLKEKGITPGLAFILVGDNPASQVYVNMKTKACEEVGIYSINHRMPKETTEKELIEVIKMLNDNPMVHGILVQLPLPKHISEERIIEAIDYKKDVDGFHPYNMGRLARGNPLFSSCTPFGIMKLFEEYAIDVKGKDVVMVGAGNITGKPMSLMLLNAGATVQVCHIYTQDLKEKTKRADILISAVGKPKLITEDMVKEGAIVVDVGISRVDNKVVGDVDFENVSKKVSYITPVPGGVGPMTIAMLLYNTLLSVKIREV; translated from the coding sequence ATGGTTATATTAGACGGCAAGGCGTTATCTGTTAAAATAAAGTCTCAGATAAAAGAAGAAGTAAGGGTTCTAAAGGAGAAGGGCATAACGCCCGGTCTTGCTTTTATTCTTGTGGGTGATAATCCAGCAAGTCAGGTTTATGTTAATATGAAAACCAAAGCCTGTGAGGAGGTGGGAATATACTCCATAAACCACAGAATGCCCAAAGAGACAACAGAGAAGGAACTTATCGAAGTAATCAAAATGTTAAACGACAACCCGATGGTGCACGGCATCTTGGTGCAACTGCCACTGCCTAAGCATATATCCGAAGAGAGAATTATTGAAGCCATTGATTACAAAAAGGATGTTGACGGATTTCATCCTTACAATATGGGCAGATTGGCAAGGGGCAACCCTTTGTTCAGCTCCTGCACGCCGTTTGGCATAATGAAGCTGTTTGAAGAGTATGCTATAGATGTTAAAGGGAAAGATGTTGTTATGGTAGGAGCTGGGAACATAACGGGTAAGCCCATGTCTTTAATGCTTTTAAATGCAGGTGCGACTGTTCAGGTCTGTCACATTTACACTCAAGATTTGAAAGAGAAGACAAAAAGAGCGGATATTCTGATTTCGGCAGTTGGCAAACCAAAGCTTATTACAGAAGATATGGTAAAAGAAGGAGCGATAGTAGTTGATGTTGGCATAAGCAGGGTTGATAATAAGGTTGTAGGAGATGTGGATTTTGAGAATGTCTCAAAAAAGGTTTCATACATTACGCCTGTTCCCGGCGGTGTTGGTCCTATGACCATTGCCATGCTGCTTTACAATACCCTGCTTTCTGTAAAGATTAGAGAAGTCTGA
- the rimP gene encoding ribosome maturation factor RimP, which yields MLSEEVKKDIFVIVESLGFSVYDIECTTKKITVYIDKPGGVTINDCELASRNISALLDVKDPFVNSYVLEVSSPGINRKLKTVEHFKAALGKKCLIHTHFPVNNSNSFSGILQSVEEDGVVIGNTKIEFDNIKKARIDEI from the coding sequence ATGTTGAGCGAAGAAGTGAAGAAGGATATTTTTGTGATTGTTGAATCTCTGGGTTTTAGTGTTTATGATATTGAGTGCACGACAAAAAAGATAACCGTTTATATAGACAAGCCTGGCGGTGTTACAATAAACGATTGTGAGCTTGCAAGCAGAAATATATCTGCTCTGCTTGATGTTAAAGACCCGTTTGTTAACAGCTATGTGCTCGAAGTCTCGAGTCCGGGTATAAACAGAAAGTTAAAAACAGTTGAGCATTTTAAAGCCGCCTTAGGTAAGAAGTGTCTGATTCATACGCACTTTCCTGTAAATAATTCGAACAGCTTTAGCGGCATTCTGCAAAGTGTTGAAGAAGATGGTGTTGTTATAGGTAATACAAAGATAGAGTTTGATAATATTAAGAAGGCGAGAATAGATGAGATTTAA
- the nusA gene encoding transcription termination factor NusA has product MSEIFDIAKKISEEHEIEIEKVVDYLAEALKIAITKKYGDDVDVRIEKDIDNEIFDVFIKKKVVERPMLDSEISLEDAKKIKKDAKIGDLIEEKIDAKSLGRIAVSTIKNVITKLLRDIEKHKAYEEYKQYIGKIIVGEVWSIGANNNVIVDFKNAIGILPKREQGINDKYVVGENIRAYVLDVIEDPKNVKLILSRTHPGFVKELFKKEVPEVREGLVEIKAVAREPSRRTKVAVYSKDSRIDPIGTCVGSKGVRIAAIVRELGDEKIDVIKWSADPSIYIRNAMSPAKVLSVEIDEEMKKARVYVDDAEYSMAIGKGGVNAKLAAKLTGYNIDIMKISDREGEISFNETAETEGVNEEN; this is encoded by the coding sequence GTGAGTGAGATTTTCGATATAGCGAAGAAGATTTCAGAAGAGCATGAGATAGAGATAGAGAAGGTTGTGGACTATCTTGCTGAAGCTTTAAAGATTGCCATTACAAAAAAATATGGTGATGATGTCGATGTAAGAATAGAAAAAGACATTGATAATGAGATATTTGATGTTTTTATAAAGAAGAAGGTTGTAGAAAGACCGATGCTGGATAGTGAGATAAGTCTTGAAGATGCAAAAAAGATAAAAAAGGATGCAAAAATTGGCGATTTGATTGAAGAGAAGATTGATGCAAAAAGCTTAGGAAGAATAGCAGTATCAACAATTAAAAATGTTATAACAAAGCTGCTTAGGGATATAGAGAAGCACAAAGCTTACGAAGAGTATAAACAGTATATAGGTAAGATAATTGTAGGCGAAGTTTGGAGCATAGGTGCAAACAACAATGTAATCGTTGATTTTAAGAACGCAATAGGTATCCTGCCAAAAAGGGAGCAAGGTATAAATGATAAGTATGTCGTTGGTGAGAATATTAGGGCTTATGTTTTGGATGTTATAGAAGACCCTAAGAATGTTAAACTTATACTTTCAAGGACGCATCCGGGTTTTGTTAAGGAGCTGTTTAAAAAAGAAGTGCCCGAAGTAAGGGAAGGACTTGTTGAAATAAAGGCTGTTGCAAGGGAACCTTCAAGGAGAACAAAGGTTGCTGTTTATTCAAAGGATTCAAGGATAGACCCTATTGGAACTTGCGTTGGCTCAAAGGGTGTAAGGATTGCAGCTATTGTTAGAGAGCTTGGCGATGAGAAGATTGATGTTATAAAGTGGAGTGCAGACCCTTCAATCTATATTAGAAACGCTATGTCGCCTGCAAAGGTGTTGTCTGTAGAGATAGATGAAGAGATGAAAAAAGCAAGGGTGTATGTTGATGATGCTGAGTATTCTATGGCTATTGGCAAGGGTGGAGTTAATGCTAAACTTGCTGCAAAATTGACGGGTTATAACATAGATATAATGAAGATTTCGGATAGAGAAGGTGAAATCTCCTTTAACGAGACAGCCGAAACGGAGGGAGTAAATGAAGAAAATTAG